One window from the genome of Carcharodon carcharias isolate sCarCar2 chromosome 9, sCarCar2.pri, whole genome shotgun sequence encodes:
- the LOC121282085 gene encoding sphingomyelin phosphodiesterase 2-like, protein MMSEAPAVRFRVFTLNCWGIRYLSKCCRERYEMIIQLLSQEKYDVVLLQEVWSEKDYHFLRSKLTDTHPYSVYFRSGAIGSGLCVFSRYRITDSFLYRYSLNGYPYKLHHGDWFGGKSVGLVILNIKDIVIHVYVTHLHAEYCREKDDYLPHRLLQAWELGQFIRHTGKTADIMVLGGDLNMHPCDLGNRLLQCYTGMKDSFLETEKFEGCEGGCTLLSQNCFASVSDSQSFPSGIRIDYVLYKGSRGFPVKCEHLTTTSGTAPGKNIPYSDHEAVCATLSVQKDQTAVSEVRHGEEIDPQLVDILNEARAELKVGIHGAEKVRYSSGRMAILGFILMLLEVVIAIIPLVTTMAENSFPKVSFYILGMVAFAVALLAVILYVFHTIEVKMLQGTEDQMRNTIQALQEQLGH, encoded by the exons ATGATGTCGGAGGCACCTGCTGTAAGGTTCAGAGTGTTCACTCTCAATTGCTG GGGAATCCGATACCTCAGCAAGTGTTGCAGGGAGCGTTATGAAATGATCATCCAGTTGCTGAGTCAGGAGAAGTACGATGTGGTCCTGCTGCAGGAG GTATGGAGTGAAAAGGATTATCACTTCTTGAGAAGCAAATTGACAGATACCCACCCCTATTCAGTGTACTTCAGAAG tgGAGCTATAGGCAGTGGACTGTGCGTCTTCTCCAGATACAGAATAACTGACTCCTTTCTCTACCGCTACTCCCTGAATGGTTACCCTTATAAG TTGCACCATGGCGATTGGTTTGGCGGGAAATCTGTCGGCTTAGTTATTCTCAACATAAAAGACATCGTCATTCATGTCTATGTCACGCAC CTTCATGCGGAGTACTGCAGGGAAAAGGATGATTACCTCCCCCACCGTCTGCTGCAAGCCTGGGAGTTGGGACAATTTATACG GCACACAGGCAAAACAGCAGATATCATGGTTCTGGGTGGGGATTTGAACATGCATCCATGTGACTTGGGGAACAGGCTCCTTCAATGCTACACCGGGATGAAGGACTCTTTCTTAGAGACAGAAAAATTTGAG GGCTGCGAAGGCGGATGTACTCTGCTGTCTCAGAATTGCTttgcctcagtcagtgactcacAATCGTTCCCCTCAGGAATTCGCATTGACTACGTTCTCTACAAG GGATCGAGGGGATTCCCTGTGAAGTGTGAGCACCTGACAACTACAAGTGGTACAGCGCCTGGGAAAAACATTCCATACTCAGACCACGAAGCTGTGTGCGCCACATTGAGTGTCCAGAAAGACCAGACTGCTGTCAGCGAGGTGAGACACGGTGAAG AGATTGACCCACAGCTTGTAGACATTCTAAACGAGGCTCGGGCAGAGCTGAAAGTCGGCATTCATGGAGCAGAGAAGGTGCGCTACTCCTCTGGCAGGATGGCGATCCTGGGGTTCATCCTGATGCTCCTGGAGGTTGTCATAGCGATCATACCACTTGTCACCACTATGGCAGAAAACTCGTTCCCCAAGGTGTCCTTCTATATTCTGGGGATGGTGGCCTTTGCTGTGGCACTGCTCGCCGTTATTCTCTATGTATTCCATACCATTGAGGTGAAAATGTTGCAAGGAACAGAGGACCAAATGAGGAACACCATCCAGGCTTTGCAGGAGCAACTAGGTCACTAA